From a single Calothrix sp. NIES-2098 genomic region:
- a CDS encoding saccharopine dehydrogenase, whose translation MTNRVLILGGRGRIGSSVAQDLAIHTQAQITITGRSPVPEGEEDAKWLSSKNNWTLGTQVEFLVLDLAEVDKLREAIANSDLVIHCAGPFHYRDTKVLEICIEQGVNYLDVSDHRSYTSKALKYNEQAAAANVTAIINTGIFPGISNSMVRQCVEQFDKPEKIHLSYLVSGSGGAGVTVMRTTFLGLQHTFEAWIDGKWQVVKPYSEREIISFPSPYGRSGVYWFDMPETFTMPHSFPSVKTVITKFGSIPDFYNHLTWVAAHIFPKALMQRRSTIEFLSHVSHFMTDVTNPFTGIGVAVRAEVTGQKDGKTAIYCADLVYANTALASGCGTGSIAQLLLEGKLKKPGVAPVEEALPTDLFVQTMASRGISINHSWVENIPSYAI comes from the coding sequence ATGACAAACCGCGTTTTGATTCTTGGAGGTAGGGGAAGGATTGGTAGCAGTGTTGCTCAAGATCTAGCCATCCACACCCAAGCACAAATTACGATTACCGGACGTTCCCCAGTGCCTGAGGGAGAAGAAGATGCCAAGTGGCTCAGTAGCAAAAATAACTGGACTTTAGGAACACAGGTAGAATTTTTGGTGTTGGACTTGGCGGAAGTTGACAAACTGCGGGAGGCGATCGCCAATTCTGATTTAGTCATCCATTGTGCTGGCCCTTTTCATTACCGAGACACTAAAGTTCTAGAAATTTGTATTGAACAAGGCGTTAACTATCTAGATGTCAGCGATCATCGTTCATATACTAGCAAGGCTTTAAAATATAACGAACAAGCTGCCGCCGCAAATGTCACCGCAATTATAAATACAGGAATTTTTCCTGGTATTTCTAATAGTATGGTTCGGCAATGTGTCGAGCAATTCGACAAACCAGAAAAAATCCATCTCAGTTATTTAGTTTCTGGTTCCGGTGGTGCTGGTGTTACAGTCATGCGGACAACCTTTTTAGGGTTACAACATACTTTTGAAGCTTGGATAGATGGTAAATGGCAAGTAGTTAAACCCTACAGCGAAAGAGAAATTATTAGTTTTCCATCACCCTATGGGCGCAGTGGAGTTTACTGGTTTGATATGCCAGAAACTTTTACAATGCCTCATTCTTTCCCATCAGTCAAAACTGTTATTACAAAATTTGGTTCCATACCCGATTTTTATAATCATCTTACTTGGGTAGCAGCCCATATCTTTCCTAAAGCCTTAATGCAACGTCGTAGCACGATTGAATTTTTATCTCATGTTAGTCATTTTATGACCGATGTTACTAATCCTTTTACAGGGATTGGCGTAGCAGTGCGTGCAGAAGTCACAGGGCAAAAAGATGGTAAAACAGCGATTTATTGTGCTGATTTAGTCTATGCAAATACAGCATTAGCTTCTGGTTGCGGAACAGGTAGCATTGCCCAGTTATTACTAGAAGGCAAACTGAAAAAGCCCGGAGTAGCACCTGTAGAAGAAGCGTTACCAACAGATTTATTTGTGCAAACAATGGCAAGCCGAGGAATTTCAATTAATCATAGTTGGGTGGAAAATATACCCAGTTATGCAATATAA
- a CDS encoding hydrolase: MLRLFTDFDGPIVDVSERYYRVYQFCLEETRRPNQSVRELSKAEFWQLKRSRVPEKQIALNSGLDEAQAIEFSQLRRQTVHTEQYFQYDTLVPGAVDALLKVQQAGIDLAVMTMRRVWELDYAFQKFQLDRFFPENRCYCLSNDYVKTRDIDDKPLLMARALKELPAVADSWMVGDTEADITAGKKHGIKAIAVESGIRDRAQLELYQPDLIVRDLSTAVDLILEAKLIEPQPLYIG; the protein is encoded by the coding sequence ATGCTAAGACTATTTACTGACTTCGACGGCCCGATTGTTGATGTTTCCGAACGCTACTACCGCGTCTATCAATTCTGCCTAGAGGAAACCCGACGCCCAAATCAATCAGTACGAGAACTTTCTAAAGCAGAATTTTGGCAACTCAAGCGATCGCGCGTTCCTGAAAAACAAATTGCTCTAAATTCTGGACTAGACGAAGCGCAGGCAATAGAATTTTCACAATTGCGGCGGCAAACAGTACATACAGAACAGTACTTTCAATACGACACCCTTGTCCCTGGTGCTGTAGACGCACTGTTAAAAGTTCAGCAGGCTGGAATCGATTTAGCAGTCATGACAATGCGCCGTGTTTGGGAACTAGACTATGCTTTTCAAAAATTTCAACTAGATAGATTTTTCCCAGAGAATCGCTGTTATTGTCTCAGTAACGACTATGTAAAAACCCGCGATATTGATGATAAGCCTTTATTAATGGCACGTGCTTTAAAAGAACTACCTGCGGTTGCTGATAGCTGGATGGTGGGGGATACAGAAGCCGATATCACTGCTGGTAAAAAACACGGGATCAAAGCGATCGCTGTAGAGTCTGGTATTCGCGATCGCGCTCAATTAGAACTTTACCAACCCGACTTAATTGTTAGGGATTTAAGCACTGCGGTAGATCTTATCCTAGAAGCTAAACTTATTGAGCCGCAACCTCTATACATTGGGTAG
- a CDS encoding response regulator receiver protein, which yields MSVSNKTILLVEDNPDDEALAIRALRRNHISNEIVVARDGVEALDYLFGTGVHTGRDISIKPTVVLLDLKLPRIDGLEVLRRLRADKRTSLLPVVILTTSSEEQDLLKSYSLGCNSYIRKPVDFIQFTEAVRQLGMYWLLMNEVPSL from the coding sequence ATGAGTGTGAGCAATAAAACGATTTTACTGGTAGAAGATAATCCTGATGACGAAGCCTTAGCTATTCGCGCACTCAGGCGCAATCATATCAGTAATGAGATAGTAGTAGCTCGCGATGGTGTCGAAGCTCTAGATTACCTCTTTGGCACTGGAGTTCACACTGGGCGGGATATCAGCATTAAACCCACTGTGGTTTTGTTGGATCTTAAGTTACCCCGTATCGATGGTCTGGAAGTATTGCGTCGCTTGCGAGCAGACAAACGTACTAGCCTGCTACCTGTTGTAATTTTGACTACTTCCAGTGAAGAACAAGATTTACTCAAGAGTTACAGTTTGGGGTGCAACAGTTATATCCGCAAACCTGTAGATTTTATACAGTTTACCGAAGCAGTTCGACAACTAGGAATGTACTGGTTACTAATGAACGAGGTGCCATCCCTTTAG
- a CDS encoding two-component hybrid sensor and regulator has product MLPYLNVLIVEDSEDDTLLLVRELRRSGYTLNYVRVDTADGMEAALNQRSWDVVIADYSLPAFSGLDALKIVQKQKLDLPFIIVSGTIGEDIAVAAMKAGAHDYLIKGNLARLVPAVERELREAEERYKRHSAEQAFRESEDRFRTLCSSAPLAIFQTDAKGKLTYNNPLWYEISGFSAEDSLGYDWLQAIHPEDRDAVVQDWQRTLSEQSTWVNEYRLLTPQGEVRWVRALASPMYSAEDRFLGHVGTVEDISDRKQAAQKIYEQAALLDISTDAIAVCNLENHILFWNKGAERLYGWTTAEVLGRNAAQLLCKSGETSPPFLEIKKVLAQEDQWQGELQQVTKDGQDLIVESRWTLMRDEVGNPKSILTLSTDITQKKQLEAQFLRAQRLESLGSLASGIAHDFNNILTPILATAQLLPLKIPELDENTQQLLRILEGSAKRGADLVQQILSFTRGVEGSRSIVQVRHLLSDVAQVAQRTFPKFIETKTDIAPDLWTVFADATQLHQVLMNLCVNARDAMPDGGTLRISAENLWIDQNYASMHVDAQEGFYVVITIADTGTGISPEIMDRIFDPFFTTKEIGKGTGLGLSTVMGIIKNHNGFVTVHSEVDQGSCFKVYLPSREATETQAITNTELASGHGELILVVDDEVSICQIAKTTLESHNYRILTANDGIGALALYAQHIDDISVVLIDIMMPVMDGNSTILMLQRMNPKAQIIAMSGIMAYEAAAQKKSLGIREFLAKPFTAHMLLNTLHEVLS; this is encoded by the coding sequence ATGCTCCCTTACCTGAATGTTCTGATTGTTGAGGATTCGGAAGATGATACTCTCCTACTTGTAAGAGAGTTGCGTCGCAGTGGATATACGCTCAACTATGTGAGAGTCGATACCGCCGATGGCATGGAAGCAGCGTTAAATCAGCGATCGTGGGATGTTGTGATTGCCGATTACAGTCTACCTGCCTTCAGCGGTTTAGACGCTTTGAAGATCGTGCAAAAGCAAAAGCTGGATTTACCATTTATTATTGTCTCCGGTACAATTGGTGAGGATATTGCTGTCGCCGCCATGAAGGCTGGCGCTCACGACTATCTCATTAAAGGTAATCTCGCCCGCCTTGTGCCTGCTGTTGAGCGAGAGTTGCGGGAAGCTGAGGAACGGTACAAACGGCATAGTGCAGAACAGGCTTTTCGAGAAAGCGAAGACCGCTTTCGCACGCTCTGCTCTTCGGCTCCTTTGGCTATCTTCCAGACTGATGCTAAAGGAAAGCTTACTTACAACAATCCTTTATGGTATGAGATTTCCGGCTTCAGCGCTGAGGATAGTTTAGGCTACGATTGGCTGCAAGCGATTCACCCAGAAGATAGAGATGCGGTTGTTCAAGATTGGCAGCGGACATTATCAGAACAAAGCACCTGGGTTAACGAGTACAGGCTCTTAACTCCCCAAGGTGAAGTACGATGGGTGCGTGCCCTTGCTAGCCCAATGTATTCCGCAGAAGACAGATTTTTGGGTCATGTAGGAACTGTTGAAGACATTAGCGATCGCAAACAAGCAGCACAGAAAATCTACGAACAAGCTGCGTTATTAGATATTTCCACAGATGCGATCGCAGTTTGTAACCTAGAAAATCATATCTTATTTTGGAATAAAGGTGCAGAGCGCCTTTACGGATGGACAACAGCAGAAGTTCTAGGGAGAAATGCTGCTCAACTTTTGTGCAAATCTGGAGAAACTTCCCCACCGTTTTTAGAAATAAAAAAAGTATTAGCTCAGGAAGATCAATGGCAAGGTGAGTTGCAGCAAGTTACAAAAGATGGTCAAGATCTGATTGTCGAAAGTCGCTGGACACTAATGCGCGATGAAGTTGGGAATCCGAAATCAATTTTGACCCTCAGTACAGATATTACTCAAAAAAAGCAACTAGAAGCACAATTTCTCCGCGCTCAAAGGCTGGAAAGCTTGGGTAGTCTTGCCAGTGGTATTGCCCACGACTTTAACAATATCCTGACGCCAATTTTGGCAACTGCACAACTGCTACCGCTTAAAATCCCCGAACTCGATGAAAATACACAACAACTACTGCGCATACTAGAAGGGAGTGCCAAGCGAGGTGCTGATTTAGTCCAGCAAATTCTATCTTTTACACGCGGTGTTGAAGGTAGTCGCTCCATCGTCCAAGTACGGCACTTACTTTCAGATGTCGCACAGGTTGCTCAACGTACTTTCCCCAAATTTATTGAAACAAAAACTGACATCGCCCCAGATCTGTGGACAGTTTTTGCAGATGCAACTCAACTGCATCAAGTACTAATGAACCTCTGCGTAAATGCGCGTGATGCGATGCCCGATGGCGGTACTTTGAGGATTAGTGCAGAAAACCTCTGGATAGATCAAAACTACGCCAGTATGCACGTCGATGCTCAAGAAGGTTTTTATGTTGTCATCACTATCGCTGATACTGGCACAGGCATTTCACCAGAAATAATGGATCGCATTTTTGACCCATTTTTTACCACCAAAGAAATTGGTAAAGGAACGGGTCTAGGGCTTTCTACTGTCATGGGTATTATCAAAAACCACAACGGATTTGTGACCGTGCATAGCGAAGTAGACCAGGGAAGCTGTTTTAAGGTTTACTTACCGAGTAGAGAAGCTACAGAGACTCAAGCAATTACCAACACAGAATTAGCAAGCGGTCATGGCGAATTGATTTTAGTAGTAGATGATGAAGTCTCAATTTGCCAAATCGCGAAAACTACTTTAGAAAGTCATAATTATAGAATTTTAACTGCTAATGATGGCATTGGAGCTTTAGCACTTTACGCCCAGCACATAGATGATATCAGCGTAGTGTTAATAGACATCATGATGCCGGTCATGGATGGCAATAGCACAATACTCATGTTGCAACGCATGAATCCAAAGGCACAAATTATAGCCATGAGTGGAATTATGGCCTATGAAGCTGCTGCTCAAAAAAAGAGCCTTGGTATCCGAGAATTCCTAGCCAAGCCCTTTACAGCCCATATGTTACTTAATACCTTGCATGAAGTTCTTTCGTAA
- a CDS encoding GAF sensor signal transduction histidine kinase has product MNPEKLAKLRDLCRDEAAFEQIKQILGDEVLQSEHKINQANFQVQQQKALFRVITRLREPIDLETIFHATATEVRQLLAADRVGMFRFYPDSGWDDGEFVSEDVDPAFPSAMAQRIHDHCFGEQFAVHYQQGRIQAVADIHTAGLSDCHVQVLAQFEIRANLVLPLLQSDKLWGLLCIHQCSAPREWQATEIEFATQIASHLAVALQHAELLADVQAEVLERQQAEQAVISLNQGLQRAIIELQAVNKELEAFSYSVSHDLRAPLRSIDGFSQALLEDYEDQLDETGKNYLQRIRLATQRMGQLIDDLLNLSRLMRSEMHLETVDLSVLAREIAREAQERQPGRQVEFVIQPGLIAQGDSRLLQMMLTNLLDNAWKFTSKHAQAKIEFGAMSQDSDIPVYFIRDDGAGFDMAYANKLFGPFQRLHRIDEFPGTGIGLAIVQRIVHRHGGRVWAEGFVEQGATFYFTLVADEAGA; this is encoded by the coding sequence ATGAACCCAGAGAAATTGGCGAAGCTGCGGGATTTATGCCGCGATGAAGCGGCATTTGAACAAATCAAGCAGATCCTGGGCGATGAAGTTTTACAATCAGAGCATAAAATTAATCAAGCAAATTTCCAGGTACAGCAGCAAAAAGCATTATTTCGCGTAATTACTCGCCTACGCGAACCAATAGACCTAGAAACAATTTTTCACGCTACAGCTACCGAAGTGCGCCAACTTTTAGCAGCAGACCGAGTGGGGATGTTTCGCTTCTACCCAGATTCTGGTTGGGATGATGGGGAATTTGTTTCTGAAGATGTAGATCCGGCTTTTCCATCAGCTATGGCGCAAAGAATTCACGACCACTGCTTTGGCGAGCAGTTTGCAGTTCATTATCAGCAGGGGAGAATTCAAGCTGTCGCCGATATTCACACTGCTGGTTTGAGCGATTGTCACGTTCAAGTTCTGGCGCAATTTGAAATCAGAGCTAACTTAGTACTACCACTACTACAGAGCGATAAACTCTGGGGATTGTTGTGTATTCACCAATGTAGTGCGCCACGAGAATGGCAAGCCACAGAGATTGAGTTTGCGACCCAAATTGCTAGTCATCTAGCTGTAGCGCTGCAACACGCCGAACTGCTTGCAGATGTTCAAGCAGAAGTGTTAGAGCGCCAGCAAGCCGAACAAGCAGTAATTTCTCTCAATCAAGGATTACAACGAGCAATTATTGAACTACAAGCAGTAAATAAAGAACTAGAAGCTTTTAGCTACTCTGTCTCTCACGATCTACGTGCCCCCCTACGCAGTATTGATGGCTTTAGTCAGGCTCTACTAGAAGACTACGAAGACCAGCTAGACGAAACAGGAAAGAATTATCTCCAGCGAATTCGGTTAGCTACGCAGCGAATGGGTCAATTGATCGATGACCTGCTCAACTTATCGCGGTTGATGCGTAGCGAAATGCACTTGGAAACTGTAGATTTAAGTGTATTAGCAAGGGAAATTGCCAGAGAAGCTCAAGAAAGACAGCCAGGGCGACAAGTCGAGTTTGTGATTCAACCGGGACTTATAGCTCAAGGAGATAGTCGCTTGTTGCAAATGATGTTGACAAACTTACTCGATAATGCTTGGAAATTTACCTCTAAGCATGCTCAAGCCAAAATTGAGTTTGGTGCAATGTCACAAGACAGTGACATTCCAGTCTACTTTATTCGCGATGATGGTGCAGGCTTTGATATGGCCTACGCCAACAAGTTATTTGGCCCCTTCCAACGGCTACATAGAATCGATGAATTTCCCGGAACTGGAATCGGGTTAGCCATAGTGCAACGAATTGTGCATCGGCATGGCGGCCGGGTGTGGGCAGAAGGATTTGTCGAACAAGGAGCTACTTTTTACTTTACATTAGTAGCAGATGAGGCTGGAGCATGA
- a CDS encoding HEAT repeat-containing PBS lyase: protein MAALSLEEISAQLESPNLRDRMVALANLRDVPSEDALPLIKKVLNDESLQLRSMAIFALGIKQTPESYPLLVKILETDPDYGMRADAAGALGYLGDARAFEVLSRAFYEDTDWLVRFSVAVSLGNIKDPRAHAILIQALDSEEVILHQAAIAALGEIKDIESVDLILRFAQAEDWLVRQRLAEALGNLPTPKSISALKYLEKDSHSHVAEAARISLTRLEATDSES from the coding sequence ATGGCTGCTCTAAGCTTAGAAGAAATTTCGGCTCAGTTAGAAAGTCCCAATTTGCGCGATCGCATGGTAGCCTTGGCTAATCTGCGAGATGTTCCGTCTGAAGATGCCCTACCGTTAATTAAAAAGGTGTTAAATGACGAATCTCTGCAACTGCGTTCAATGGCAATTTTTGCTCTGGGAATTAAACAGACGCCAGAAAGTTATCCACTTTTAGTAAAAATTCTCGAAACTGACCCAGATTATGGGATGCGTGCTGATGCTGCTGGAGCCTTGGGATATCTAGGCGATGCCAGAGCCTTTGAGGTGCTGTCACGGGCGTTTTATGAAGATACTGATTGGCTAGTACGCTTTAGTGTGGCAGTTTCTCTAGGCAATATTAAAGATCCGCGTGCCCATGCGATTCTGATTCAAGCGCTGGATAGTGAAGAAGTCATATTACATCAAGCTGCGATCGCGGCATTAGGAGAAATTAAAGATATTGAGTCTGTAGACCTCATTCTCCGCTTTGCCCAGGCAGAGGATTGGTTAGTGCGCCAGCGTCTTGCAGAAGCTTTAGGTAATCTTCCTACCCCCAAGAGTATCTCAGCCTTGAAATATTTAGAAAAAGATAGCCATTCCCACGTTGCAGAAGCAGCAAGAATTTCTCTGACGCGACTCGAAGCAACAGATAGTGAAAGTTGA
- a CDS encoding sodium/hydrogen exchanger, whose protein sequence is MVDVYIVDLLIVGLLLLLVTLGSGWISRLPLSFALIYLIVGILLGPYGFGLIQLRRNDVFNAEVLERIAELVVIISVFSCGLKIVRPLKLGIWDITARLIGFLMPISIFALAIVGKLFLGMDWGAAILLGAILAPTDPVLASEVQLTDTNDRDELRFGLTSEGGLNDALAFPFVYFGIYALKDSNWNNWLKNWLLVDLIWAIAAGIVMGIVVAKVIVWLDKKIQKRRPADDLMEDFIAISIILLTYSITEIVNGYGFLAVFVAGLVAQRSYHNPDKSLAQLGFIERLERLLEVGTILLLGSILLLQPMLNYAAQSLLVIVLLFFVIRPVGVWISTIGKRPLNSYRRTLNPVTRWLFGWFGIRGVGSLYYLAYAYGNGLKGETAEQIAWITYTTIVVSVIVHGISTTPLMSWYERNTARDTKPHIPATIDELE, encoded by the coding sequence ATGGTAGATGTTTATATTGTTGACCTGCTAATAGTTGGGCTACTTTTGTTGCTCGTCACATTAGGGTCAGGGTGGATTTCACGATTACCACTTTCCTTTGCGCTCATCTATCTAATAGTAGGAATTCTCTTAGGGCCTTATGGCTTTGGGCTGATTCAATTGCGCCGCAATGATGTATTCAATGCAGAGGTTTTAGAGCGTATTGCCGAATTGGTAGTAATTATTTCTGTGTTTAGCTGTGGGTTAAAAATAGTACGACCTCTCAAATTAGGAATTTGGGATATTACAGCCCGCCTCATAGGATTTTTAATGCCAATTTCAATTTTTGCCTTGGCTATTGTCGGTAAATTATTTTTAGGCATGGATTGGGGAGCAGCGATTTTATTAGGCGCTATTCTTGCACCAACAGACCCAGTTCTAGCATCAGAAGTGCAACTAACCGATACAAACGATCGCGATGAGTTGCGCTTTGGTTTAACTTCCGAAGGAGGTTTGAATGATGCTTTAGCATTTCCCTTCGTTTATTTTGGTATTTATGCCCTCAAAGATAGCAACTGGAATAATTGGTTGAAAAATTGGTTATTAGTTGATTTAATTTGGGCGATCGCTGCTGGTATAGTAATGGGAATTGTTGTAGCCAAGGTAATAGTTTGGCTGGATAAGAAAATCCAAAAGCGTCGTCCTGCCGATGACCTGATGGAAGATTTTATCGCTATTAGTATTATTCTTTTGACTTACTCCATCACAGAAATAGTCAATGGCTATGGGTTTTTAGCAGTATTTGTTGCTGGTTTAGTTGCACAACGTAGTTACCACAATCCAGACAAATCACTTGCCCAACTAGGATTTATTGAGCGATTGGAAAGATTGCTAGAAGTCGGGACAATTTTGTTATTGGGATCGATATTATTATTGCAGCCAATGCTAAATTATGCGGCTCAATCTTTGTTAGTGATAGTTTTGTTATTCTTCGTTATCCGACCTGTAGGTGTTTGGATTAGTACAATCGGCAAACGTCCTCTCAATTCTTATCGTCGAACCTTGAATCCAGTTACACGTTGGTTATTTGGCTGGTTTGGCATTCGTGGTGTTGGCTCTTTATATTATCTTGCCTATGCATATGGTAATGGCTTAAAAGGTGAAACTGCCGAGCAAATTGCTTGGATAACTTACACCACGATTGTAGTTTCTGTGATTGTGCATGGAATTAGCACCACGCCATTAATGAGTTGGTATGAACGAAATACTGCTCGCGATACAAAGCCTCATATTCCTGCCACAATTGATGAATTGGAATAA